In a genomic window of Diorhabda carinulata isolate Delta chromosome 8, icDioCari1.1, whole genome shotgun sequence:
- the LOC130897263 gene encoding uncharacterized protein LOC130897263, with protein sequence MRHAKIFSNCVGVSIQNKMTTDGDKCEQLTPQTPVLSVACRILRSPSHESVTTDLSLFSVSSAASDAHGGRRLLNFHKCEGQFVRGHSPNPENRNQNRPADIPEILWFEEETELIRSCAALSSAVGLQKSFSTSDISQLPSPDDGPTVPGLRNAVSELALNSLQRSGFILENARLDQTSRSCSTWVAVGDIASTSQLPSPHGGQSTSNAQQKAGTPPPPAFTAADFIRSVNKKVRQNYIRRRLLTTYKAIERLSQSEFNLDRLEVTPSTVTASLGTEVAPSNSQAAPSRLVVPGSSPTPSKSPTITPSNSTNAAVLRVVKQRAGKNLPLTIRDVERERGKPLSKYERNMMIFNWLHTLDDTAYVEGIQ encoded by the exons ATGCGGCATGCGAAAATTTTCTCTAATTGTGTCGGtgtttcaatacaaaataaaatgacgACTGACGGTGATAAATGTGAACAATTGACGCCACAGACGCCGGTTTTGAGCGTTGCTTGCAGGATTTTAAGATCGCCTAGTCACGAGAGTGTCACTACGGACTTGTCGCTGTTTTCGGTTTCTTCTGCCGCATCGGATGCTCACGGCGGCAGGAGACtacttaattttcataaatgtgaGGGACAATTCGTTAGGGGACATAGTCCTAATCCCGAAAATAGGAATCAAAACag ACCAGCCGATATACCTGAAATTTTATGGTTCGAAGAAGAGACTGAATTAATTCGTAGTTGCGCCGCCTTATCCTCGGCCGTTGGTCTTCAAAAAAGTTTCAGTACGTCTGATATTAGCCAATTACCTTCTCCTGATGACGGACCAACGGTTCCCGGACTCCGAAACGCCGTTTCGGAGCTAGCACTGAATTCCTTACAGAGATCAGGTTTTATATTGGAGAATGCTAGACTCGATCAAACTTCAAG gTCTTGTTCTACGTGGGTCGCCGTAGGTGACATCGCTTCCACTTCTCAGTTGCCTTCTCCACATGGTGGACAGTCCACGTCAAACGCGCAACAAAAAGCGGGTACTCCACCTCCGCCAGCTTTTACCGCTGCTGATTTCATTCGATCTGTCAATAAAAAg GTTCGTCAGAACTACATAAGGAGACGTCTATTAACGACATACAAAGCCATTGAACGCCTTTCTCAAAGTGAATTCAACCTGGATAGATTAGAAGTAACTCCATCGACGGTAACGGCTAGCTTAGGAACAGAAGTAGCACCCAGCAATTCACAAGCGGCTCCATCCCGCCTTGTTGTACCAGGATCAAGTCCTACACCGAGCAAAAGCCCCACCATAACCCCTTCTAATAGTACAAACGCGGCAGTGCTAAGAGTCGTTAAGCAACGAGCCGGAAAAAATCTACCGTTAACTATAAGGGACGTCGAAAGGGAAAGGGGGAAACCCTTATCAAAATACGAAAGAAATATGATGATATTCAATTGGTTACATACTTTGGATGATACTGCGTACGTGGAAGGTatacaataa